The genomic interval ataaaaaataaagcagaagaaaaacaaCCTCAAAATAATATGTCGGTTTACTAGAAATTATCAGAAAGAGGTGTAACCTGAAGAGTGACTCACTGGGACACCAAGATGATGAAGAAGGAAATATCAACATAGCCCCACAGGCATAAAGTGAGTAGAGCAAGAGTCAAAGTGAAGGGAAGGAACGCAGTTAGAAGTTATCACTCACGTTGTAGGCCATTGCGATACCGGAGGGTGACCTCACAGTCGCCCCAGACGGCACTCACAGAGGGATAGAGAGTCATCCCCTTTAAACCCTGGAAGGCCACTCCAAGGTATCTGCCATTCTCAAGGGCATAGCCCAGAGTTCCAGCATGAAAATCTAGTACCATTAGGAAACAGTCCGGGAATGGCACCAAACTTGCCTCCTGGGATCCCGGCATTTCATCTGTAAGCAAGGCAAAGAgtaagaaaatgaacagataattCCCAAACAtctgaaacaataaaaaagcaagaCTAGGAGATCCAAAGTAAAAGCTGACTGCTTGTTTACCAGTGGGGTAGCGCCTTGATGCAAGTGAACATATATTTGATGTGTTGTGATACAGCAATCCTCGGTCCAGGTCCAGGCCCCAAGAGTGTTGATCACTTCCGAGCAGTGCTTGGTAACCCTCTGCCTGGAGTGGCATGTTTTTGGTGGCGACACCAACCACGGCATGTGTTCCACGCTTCGTTGCAGGCCAGGTAATTTCCCATATATGAATCCCAGAACTGTATCCCATTTTGCTTCTTATCCCATCAGTTGTTCGAGGTGTGGGGCGGCGAGAAAAGGTCAGGTGTGATTGGGAAACCACGATGGATGGAGACGCATCCTTTGGGTTCCAGCCATGTTCTGCCTGTTGCTCTGGTGCAATAGAGGGCATGGCCATCAACTCCTGAAGACGCTCAGGAGCAGGTAGGCCGGATGTGCAGATGTGAGAGTCTTCCTGGATTGGCTGGATCTTAGAAAAAAATAGTTTGGGGACTGGTGAAAGGAGGAAACACAATGAGGTAGAAAAGGTTTCATTCAGATGCCGCTGCATGTTGGTAACAAGTTTTTGGCCCATTTATAAAATGATGGAAATGCAAGTAGGACAGCTGCCAAAAATGTTTAGTTGAAAATAAATTAGGTGGGTCTTAGTTAACCTTTCTTTTAATACATCTCTTTTTTTGTCATATAGTTGACAAAATGTCTCGCTTGAAGGATTCTGGAAAATTAGAagttaatgaaaacacaaatgtTCTTCTCTAATGTAGGTACATTGCTCGCAAGCTTGAATCTTAAGTTCTTCAAATAGCACTCAGCTGTCAGTGGCCTTAGGATTGCTTGGTTTCTGCAATgcttttttattgaaatgttgTTAGACTCAACTGCAAATTGTACTGTTAGCACTCTCAAGGATGAGGCTCTCTAAAAAGGGCTTCTCTCTAAGGGAGAGAATGTAAAATTCAGTCTGTAAATATGCCAGTTAACAGCAACTTTATTCTTCACGGAAGCAAACCAGTAGCTCAAGTCCCAAGGTGGCACCGAATCGAGGCCTCAATAATTCAAGGCGGAACTCTCCTTTTCCTGTGTCAAGTTGGGACAAGCCTAtgtttgaaagagaaaaaaatgtgcaattAACATGTGGCAAATAGACAATAGGATAAAGAAAGTGAAGTACATAAGAGGTGACAtcaacaatgtaaaaaaatgcaagaGAAAGGCAGACAGGCAAgtaaacagacagaaaaatgaTCAGCGCAAGCACAGGTAAACAAGTGCAGAAAACTCCCACCCTATGGCAGCAAAACAAATCATGATGACCAAGCAGAGGTTAAGACTTACAACGCttagcattttcatttcattctttcaTGTGTTGCATCACAATAAagaaacaaaggggaaaaaataactttaacaCGTGTTTCCCGATTTATTACCTTAGTCATTTGGAATAGCAGCTCCCGTTTTCATGCAATGCGCCTAAGGCGTGTTGGAGCTGTCATAACTCACCGTCCCACCCAGGGCACAAAAAATAGGATCAAATGGACAGATGGAGGTCAGTGTACTGTGATGACTGGAGCCATCAGAAAGCAGAAGGCTATATTAGGCAGACTTATTTTATGTGATCATTGATCCCCTATCATGTAAACAATCCTCAAGAGATTATCCGAGGCTATTCTTGAAGACAGTCGGACGAGCTAAAGTTTGGTAAATGGGAAACAAGTGATTATTTATATGGAGGAGCTAATTTTCTGGAGATGAGATGGTGTACATATGCATGGAGCATAAGCAAATAGGTAAACCGTACAACTTGCTGTTTATTGAGGTTCATATCATGGAGACTAGAGAGATTAGTACAAAGTAAATAATATCAAGTTGTTTATTATCAGCAGCAGGAGCTTTGAACCTCATCGGGAAAGTCATGCCAAGATATATTGGTGTTAATTTACCTCAGCTAATTTCCACAAGTTTTCGTAAATCCATAATGCTGAGCTATCTGACTATCTGGAGTCGTGGTCCTCTGCTTAGATATCTCAGAAGATATCACTCGTTGTCCTCACTCAGTGGTTAAAGACACATATTGACAGAGTTGTGGTTTTACATAGATCCGATGAATGGCAGCTCTGGGACGGTAGAGTTAGAGACATAACAGGTGAGTATGCAATAACTTACAAATTAAAGGCAGATCTAAATTATTTAACATAAGTGCAGAGGacacaaacaaataaagaaaaagcatatagaaaatagaaatattaaatgTGATTAATAGTGAGTCAAGGTCAGCTTGCTTATACACTAACTACATTATTTAAAGGACTGATTGATGAAATGAAATTGGCCCAGTAGAATAATTGCAGGTTTTCTCTTGGACTGGTATCCCCTATTTTAAGGTTGATTCCTGCATTTTGCCCATTGCTGCTAAAAAAGGCTTTGATTTTCCACAAGGCTAAATTTGGATTGAATGGGTTCGCAAAATTGATAGATGAATGTTGTGATGTTAGCAAGCCATAAGCACCATTGCCTTACAACAAAAGATGCCACTTGCTGAATGATGTGTGAAGAGCACCATCACATAATGAAAATCAACACTGGCCATTACATTACAGTAGACCTTTTTTTTGTCTAAAAAACGGATAATAGAAGAAATGTGTCTAATCCTGCCAGTCACTGCTTAGCAGCTTAGAGCCAATGAACTCTGGGACATGATAAAGGCATTGgatagctgttttttttaataaaaacagtttctgttttttgaatTTAACAGAAATATAGCCTAATTCAGTAGAGGGGGAAGTTCATTCATCATTTGAAAAATACACAGCAGTATGGCAATAAGAAGCATTGTGTTTCAGAAGAAAGTATTGATTATGCCGTTTGCTCATTTAATCCTCTCCTTGGATCATGACACAGCTAGCTGTACTGCTACTATGGCTCACTAGGTCAAAATTCTCGAATATCTTTGTGATTATCAGTAATTGTAAGCATGCTCAGACTGGAAGTGAAGATATTTAAATATGATATTTTACAGCTGCCCTGGGAATGCCTGAAAACTCTTTAGGAGAAGCTGAAGACCATTGTTATACACAGGGTAGCCCTGGTGTACCCTATTTAGCCTGCTTCCCACTGTGAGCCCCAATGATAGAACCAGCTAGTAAGTGACTGAGTGGGtgagtatgtatgtatttatacacTTACACACGCTTACTTATCACTATTTACAAACACTTTAACACTGCATTATATTCATGAAGACAGATGGTGAAATTATGCAGATCTAAATGTAGATGTGGCAGATTAAGTCCAGCCCCCggctgatttttaattaattagttaaatttatgttataaaaagtactttaagtttaattttcttgATTAACTGGAGTTTAATTCCTTAAATGCATCTTTGAGAGCttatataagtaaaaaaatatttcaagtctcattttattttttagtgtgGTATTCCTGATTTGCTTTTTATTAGCATTTGTAGGCAGACAGACATGCACACATTGACCAGTGCAAT from Erpetoichthys calabaricus chromosome 9, fErpCal1.3, whole genome shotgun sequence carries:
- the LOC114657943 gene encoding SPRY domain-containing SOCS box protein 2-like; translated protein: MGQKLVTNMQRHLNETFSTSLCFLLSPVPKLFFSKIQPIQEDSHICTSGLPAPERLQELMAMPSIAPEQQAEHGWNPKDASPSIVVSQSHLTFSRRPTPRTTDGIRSKMGYSSGIHIWEITWPATKRGTHAVVGVATKNMPLQAEGYQALLGSDQHSWGLDLDRGLLYHNTSNICSLASRRYPTDEMPGSQEASLVPFPDCFLMVLDFHAGTLGYALENGRYLGVAFQGLKGMTLYPSVSAVWGDCEVTLRYRNGLQPQPSSLQQLCRLSVRSALGPSRLDGVSTLPLPLAMKKYVLYQ